The Clostridia bacterium genome contains a region encoding:
- a CDS encoding UDP-N-acetylglucosamine 1-carboxyvinyltransferase: protein MEEKLIIKGNKKLHGELCISGAKNSAVGIIPAAILSDSKCFIKNLPDIDDVKYLKELLLQVGAKVNVGNPGELEIDSTSMKGYKVDFEIAKKMRASYYFIGAFLGKFKKAEVPFPGGCDIGIRPIDQHIKGFEALGAKIKIEHGIIKARATELIGAQIYMDVVSVGATINIILAACKATGITTIENAAKEPYIVDIANLLNAMGANIKGAGTDVIKIKGVEHLGGCEHAIIPDMMEAGTYMIAAAATQGDVLIKNVIPTHLESVSAKLREMGIEIDENEDSIRVRTVARPKAINIKTIPYPGFPTDLQQPMSVLLSIAEGTGIITESIWEGRFKHVDELKRMGANIKVEGRVAIIEGIHKLSGSPVCATDLRAGAAMVIAGLAAEGETEISNLRHIDRGYENLVDKLKSVGADITRVER, encoded by the coding sequence TTGGAAGAAAAACTGATAATCAAGGGAAATAAAAAGCTTCACGGTGAATTGTGCATAAGCGGAGCAAAAAATTCTGCAGTAGGAATCATTCCGGCAGCGATATTATCAGATTCGAAATGTTTTATAAAGAATCTGCCTGACATAGATGATGTAAAATATCTCAAGGAGCTCTTGCTGCAGGTTGGCGCAAAGGTGAATGTGGGTAATCCTGGAGAGCTTGAGATTGACAGCACTAGTATGAAGGGCTATAAGGTAGATTTCGAAATAGCCAAGAAGATGAGAGCATCTTACTACTTCATAGGAGCGTTTCTTGGCAAGTTTAAGAAGGCCGAAGTACCATTTCCGGGAGGCTGCGACATAGGAATAAGGCCTATAGACCAGCACATAAAGGGCTTTGAGGCTTTGGGCGCTAAGATAAAGATTGAGCATGGGATAATAAAAGCCAGAGCAACGGAGCTTATAGGCGCACAGATATATATGGACGTGGTAAGTGTAGGTGCAACTATAAACATAATACTGGCGGCATGCAAGGCCACAGGCATTACTACAATCGAGAATGCGGCCAAGGAGCCATACATAGTTGATATAGCCAACCTATTGAATGCAATGGGGGCTAATATAAAGGGAGCAGGCACCGATGTCATAAAGATAAAGGGAGTCGAGCATTTGGGCGGCTGTGAGCATGCAATTATACCTGACATGATGGAAGCTGGCACATATATGATTGCAGCAGCTGCTACTCAGGGAGATGTCCTTATAAAGAATGTAATCCCGACACATCTTGAATCGGTATCTGCAAAGCTCAGAGAGATGGGCATAGAAATAGATGAGAACGAAGACTCCATAAGAGTGAGGACGGTAGCAAGGCCAAAGGCCATCAACATTAAGACAATACCCTATCCAGGCTTTCCTACTGACTTGCAGCAGCCTATGAGCGTATTGCTTTCCATAGCTGAAGGTACGGGAATTATCACTGAGAGTATATGGGAGGGCAGGTTCAAGCATGTGGATGAGCTAAAAAGGATGGGCGCGAATATCAAGGTTGAAGGTCGCGTTGCCATCATCGAGGGAATACATAAGCTTTCGGGATCTCCAGTTTGTGCGACAGACCTGAGGGCAGGAGCGGCAATGGTCATAGCAGGATTGGCAGCTGAAGGCGAGACAGAGATAAGTAATTTAAGACATATAGATAGAGGCTATGAGAACCTCGTAGATAAATTAAAAAGCGTAGGAGCAGATATCACGAGAGTGGAGCGCTAG
- the rlmH gene encoding 23S rRNA (pseudouridine(1915)-N(3))-methyltransferase RlmH: MNITIITVGKLKERYFKEAVEEYSTRLSKYCKLEIVEVTDEKAPENLSPAQELIIIQKEGQGILRYVKEDTYVIALAIQGKQLSSEGLANFINDLGIKGRSNIAFAIGGSLGLSDEVLKRADYKLSFSPMTFPHQLMRVILLEQVYRGFRIIKSEPYHK; encoded by the coding sequence ATGAACATAACGATTATAACAGTTGGAAAACTTAAAGAAAGATATTTCAAGGAAGCCGTGGAGGAATACTCAACACGGCTTTCAAAATATTGCAAACTAGAAATAGTAGAAGTAACCGACGAGAAGGCTCCCGAGAACCTAAGCCCCGCCCAGGAGCTTATTATCATTCAAAAAGAAGGACAAGGCATACTAAGATATGTAAAGGAAGACACCTACGTAATAGCCCTTGCCATACAGGGCAAACAGCTGTCTTCCGAAGGTCTGGCGAACTTCATCAATGACCTGGGCATAAAGGGCAGAAGCAATATTGCCTTTGCAATAGGTGGTTCCCTGGGCCTAAGCGATGAAGTACTGAAGCGTGCAGACTACAAGCTTTCCTTCTCCCCCATGACCTTCCCACACCAGCTTATGCGAGTGATACTGCTGGAGCAGGTGTATAGGGGATTTAGGATTATTAAGAGTGAACCGTACCATAAGTAA
- a CDS encoding MBL fold metallo-hydrolase — MGIRLCSLSSGSSGNCVYVGNDDSGVLVDCGVSGKEILNNLKNIGVCTSAIKAVVVTHEHSDHIKSVGIISRKLGIPIYANINTWDSMASLIGAVKPENIRHIAVGEELEIAGIDIKTFSIPHDAADPVGYCFYEGSRKISIATDLGYFSDTVRENISGSDMVMLEANHDVEMLKAGRYPYFLKRRILSDEGHLSNEAAGNAVYELLQTGVREVLLGHLSKENNFPELAYETVKSILEEKKVKVNQDIKLELAPRSSVSRCYYIEQNKD, encoded by the coding sequence ATGGGGATAAGACTATGCTCGCTTTCGAGCGGGAGCAGCGGCAATTGTGTTTATGTAGGCAACGATGACAGTGGAGTGCTGGTGGACTGTGGTGTAAGCGGTAAGGAAATACTGAACAATTTAAAAAACATAGGAGTATGCACCAGCGCGATAAAAGCCGTAGTGGTCACCCATGAGCATTCAGACCATATAAAGAGCGTCGGTATAATATCAAGGAAGCTCGGAATTCCTATTTATGCCAACATAAATACATGGGACAGCATGGCCTCTTTAATAGGAGCAGTAAAGCCTGAGAATATCAGACATATTGCAGTAGGAGAAGAGCTGGAGATTGCAGGAATTGACATTAAAACCTTCAGTATTCCCCATGATGCGGCAGACCCTGTAGGCTACTGCTTCTATGAAGGCAGCAGAAAGATAAGCATAGCCACTGACCTAGGTTATTTCAGCGATACAGTAAGAGAGAATATCAGCGGCTCAGATATGGTTATGCTGGAAGCCAACCATGATGTAGAAATGCTTAAGGCAGGAAGATATCCTTATTTTTTAAAGAGAAGAATATTAAGCGATGAAGGCCATCTTTCAAACGAAGCAGCAGGGAATGCAGTATATGAGCTGCTGCAGACTGGAGTACGCGAAGTGCTGTTAGGTCATTTGAGCAAGGAAAACAATTTTCCTGAGCTTGCCTATGAGACAGTAAAGAGTATACTGGAAGAGAAAAAAGTAAAGGTTAACCAGGATATTAAGCTGGAGCTTGCACCAAGGAGCTCCGTTAGCCGGTGCTATTATATTGAACAGAATAAAGATTAA
- the yycI gene encoding two-component system regulatory protein YycI, whose translation MDWSKAKTILITVFLAINIFLAYMIIGANTGSIGYVDDESVKQITNYLAERDIKVKGQVPLKKLEMPSITVKYQLFNKEDIAKRIFLPEIKVKESIDGSTVKLSGDSLEISIKDSRELVFIDSSIKPSAAIDQKTCSNHIKEFLDRLGLKDNADIRQVEDLEGYKRFVYGQSFKGAVIYNSVMEFYVNDAGVQRARITWFDTVKQASRKANVISPEIALLSLTKYKADIAAQSIEVWEVQQGYYFGTGASGQVDTSKVVEGTAFPVWKITTDKDMIYINAYNEKVESVEKARK comes from the coding sequence ATGGATTGGTCAAAAGCAAAAACAATCTTGATAACTGTTTTTCTGGCAATTAACATCTTCCTTGCATATATGATTATTGGGGCAAACACTGGCAGTATTGGCTATGTGGATGATGAAAGTGTAAAACAAATCACCAATTATCTGGCTGAAAGGGATATAAAAGTAAAAGGCCAGGTTCCGCTCAAAAAGTTGGAGATGCCTTCAATAACTGTGAAGTACCAGCTCTTTAACAAGGAAGATATCGCTAAGAGGATTTTTTTGCCTGAGATAAAGGTGAAGGAATCAATAGATGGCAGCACTGTGAAGCTCTCAGGGGATAGTTTGGAGATCAGTATCAAGGACAGCAGAGAGCTTGTCTTCATAGACAGCAGCATCAAGCCATCAGCGGCCATTGACCAGAAGACTTGCAGCAATCACATAAAAGAGTTTTTAGATAGGCTTGGATTGAAGGATAATGCTGATATCAGGCAGGTAGAGGACCTTGAGGGGTATAAAAGGTTTGTTTATGGTCAGTCCTTCAAGGGAGCTGTTATATACAATAGTGTCATGGAATTTTATGTAAATGATGCTGGTGTGCAAAGAGCAAGGATTACATGGTTTGATACTGTAAAGCAGGCGAGCAGGAAAGCAAATGTGATTTCACCGGAAATTGCTTTGTTATCCTTGACGAAGTATAAGGCGGACATTGCGGCTCAGAGCATTGAAGTATGGGAGGTCCAGCAGGGATACTATTTCGGTACTGGTGCAAGTGGTCAGGTGGATACTTCCAAAGTAGTGGAAGGAACAGCCTTTCCGGTATGGAAGATAACGACAGACAAGGATATGATTTATATAAATGCGTATAATGAAAAGGTAGAAAGTGTGGAAAAGGCTAGAAAATAG
- a CDS encoding WG repeat-containing protein, with protein MKKLLRRSTSILMAVVMIVLAMNMNVFALDENNVIWLGDNYQPSGTGIFSEGLALIEKDGKMGYIDKTGKVIIPTVFNEAGNFSEGLALVKKDYNVGYIDKSGKMAIPFIYDGGCDFVEGLARVKNDNKWGYINKIGQVVIPFIFDDVDKATYTSNGKPVLSLSGLSQVKKDGKWGYIDKTGRVIIPFDYDDASFFSEDLAKVFEKGKRGWSGGKWGYINKTGKVVIPLDYEEAGSFTEGLAMVKDNNKYGSIDKTGKVVIPIIYDEVFSFSEGLVRVKKDGKTGLLDKTGKVVVPFIYDGANLSGEGLIEVVKDGMKGYIDKTGKVVIPISYDAVNSFREGIARVEIDRKTGYIDKTGKVIALCMYDYGYDFKEGLAAVLKDGKTGFIDKTGKVVIPYIYDGVYSFSDGVAWVRMGEVWGIISYPQKISEPKPTVIPNNSKVLVNGEATSFEAYTINGSNYFKLRDLAYAVNGTKKQFAVAWDGVNNAIKLTTGMSYTPIGGELKAGSGAAAKEAVQTSSKIYLNGKEIQFTAYTIGGNNYFKLRDFGKAMNFGVEWNAATNSISINTNTIYTE; from the coding sequence ATGAAAAAATTATTAAGAAGAAGCACATCCATATTGATGGCAGTGGTAATGATAGTTTTAGCAATGAATATGAATGTATTTGCTTTGGACGAGAACAACGTTATTTGGTTAGGAGATAACTATCAGCCTTCGGGAACAGGGATATTTAGTGAGGGTTTGGCTCTGATAGAAAAAGACGGCAAGATGGGTTATATCGACAAAACAGGTAAAGTTATCATACCTACAGTTTTTAATGAAGCAGGAAATTTTAGTGAAGGCTTAGCGTTAGTAAAAAAAGACTATAATGTAGGTTATATAGATAAATCAGGCAAAATGGCGATTCCATTCATTTATGATGGTGGCTGTGATTTTGTTGAAGGTTTGGCAAGGGTTAAAAATGACAACAAATGGGGTTATATAAACAAAATAGGTCAAGTTGTTATACCTTTTATTTTTGATGATGTAGATAAAGCAACATATACTTCAAATGGTAAACCGGTTTTATCTCTCTCAGGGTTATCACAGGTTAAAAAAGACGGTAAATGGGGTTACATCGATAAGACAGGCAGAGTAATCATACCATTTGATTATGATGATGCAAGTTTCTTTAGTGAAGATTTAGCAAAGGTGTTTGAAAAAGGTAAAAGGGGTTGGAGCGGCGGTAAGTGGGGGTATATAAATAAAACAGGTAAAGTTGTTATACCACTTGATTATGAAGAGGCAGGTTCCTTTACTGAAGGTTTGGCAATGGTTAAAGACAACAATAAATATGGTTCTATAGATAAAACAGGCAAAGTTGTTATACCTATAATTTATGATGAGGTCTTTAGTTTTAGCGAAGGCTTAGTGCGTGTGAAAAAAGACGGTAAAACTGGTCTTCTAGATAAAACGGGTAAAGTTGTGGTTCCATTCATTTATGATGGTGCAAATCTCTCTGGAGAAGGCTTGATAGAAGTAGTAAAAGACGGTATGAAGGGTTATATCGACAAAACAGGCAAAGTCGTTATTCCTATTAGCTATGATGCTGTTAATAGTTTTAGAGAAGGTATAGCACGCGTAGAAATAGATCGGAAAACTGGTTATATAGATAAAACGGGTAAAGTCATAGCTCTTTGCATGTATGATTATGGATATGATTTTAAAGAAGGCCTGGCAGCAGTACTTAAAGACGGTAAAACCGGTTTTATAGATAAAACGGGTAAAGTTGTGATTCCTTACATCTATGATGGCGTTTATAGTTTTAGTGATGGTGTAGCATGGGTTCGTATGGGTGAGGTTTGGGGTATAATTTCATACCCACAGAAGATCTCAGAACCAAAACCTACAGTTATACCGAACAATTCAAAAGTTTTGGTCAATGGTGAAGCAACATCATTTGAAGCGTATACAATAAACGGAAGCAACTATTTTAAACTTCGGGATCTTGCCTACGCAGTCAACGGAACAAAAAAGCAGTTTGCTGTAGCCTGGGATGGAGTAAACAATGCAATAAAGCTGACAACGGGGATGTCATATACCCCGATAGGGGGAGAATTAAAGGCAGGTTCAGGTGCTGCAGCTAAGGAAGCAGTTCAAACTAGCTCTAAGATATATTTAAACGGTAAGGAAATTCAGTTTACCGCATATACAATAGGCGGAAACAATTACTTCAAGCTTCGCGATTTTGGAAAGGCGATGAACTTTGGTGTGGAGTGGAACGCAGCAACAAACAGTATCAGTATAAATACTAATACGATCTACACTGAGTAA
- a CDS encoding trypsin-like peptidase domain-containing protein yields the protein MDNYDDKTKEQQEEADQEIQEVREAEQSNSTAQNIIETIDVPLVKEQDPHRSYKRPSGLSCFATALVGAVIGGVIVAAIVPSYLDNRLAPIQQGGNAQVGQQMVITPSENLNVAAAVAQKVTPTVVRISTVTVERDLFYGKRSYEGVGSGVIINPNGYILTNAHVVGEHPEELTVFFKDGRELDGKVLWKDTLLDLAVVKVDATDLPAAELGDSDALIVGETTIAIGNPLGMRFERTVTQGIVSGLNRSIMVEEGSVMEDLIQTDAAINPGNSGGPLINGRGQIIGINTIKASAEGLGFAIPINITKPITQKLIRDGKFVATYMGITPLDSEMLGYYATDIEIQKGIYVYNVNERTPAAEAGLKVGDVITHINGEEVNTLVKFKSILYSLNPGDTITIRYIKNSTEYSVDIKLAEMPEEYR from the coding sequence TTGGACAATTATGATGACAAGACAAAAGAGCAGCAAGAAGAGGCTGATCAGGAAATACAGGAAGTTCGGGAAGCAGAACAAAGCAACAGCACAGCACAAAACATTATTGAAACTATAGATGTGCCTTTGGTCAAAGAGCAAGACCCGCACAGAAGCTATAAAAGACCATCGGGACTTTCATGTTTTGCTACTGCACTTGTTGGTGCCGTAATTGGTGGAGTTATTGTCGCAGCAATAGTGCCCTCATATTTGGATAATAGACTGGCACCTATACAGCAGGGCGGCAATGCTCAGGTAGGTCAGCAGATGGTAATAACACCTTCTGAGAATTTGAATGTAGCGGCAGCAGTAGCACAAAAGGTTACACCTACAGTAGTAAGGATCAGTACTGTAACGGTAGAGAGGGATCTTTTCTATGGGAAGCGGTCCTACGAAGGTGTAGGGTCGGGAGTTATAATAAACCCAAACGGATACATACTTACCAATGCCCATGTAGTAGGTGAACATCCTGAAGAGCTTACAGTGTTTTTTAAGGATGGAAGAGAGCTTGACGGAAAGGTGCTGTGGAAGGACACTCTGCTAGATTTGGCAGTTGTCAAGGTAGATGCAACAGATTTGCCGGCTGCAGAGCTTGGAGACTCTGATGCACTTATAGTAGGCGAGACCACTATTGCAATAGGAAATCCTCTGGGTATGCGTTTTGAAAGAACTGTCACCCAAGGCATAGTATCCGGGCTCAACAGGAGCATAATGGTTGAGGAGGGCTCCGTAATGGAGGACCTGATACAGACAGATGCCGCCATCAACCCCGGAAACAGCGGCGGACCCTTGATAAACGGCAGAGGACAGATAATAGGGATAAACACAATAAAAGCATCGGCAGAGGGTTTGGGTTTTGCAATACCGATAAATATTACGAAGCCGATAACCCAAAAGCTGATAAGAGATGGTAAGTTCGTAGCTACATATATGGGAATCACCCCACTGGACAGCGAAATGCTTGGCTATTACGCCACAGACATAGAGATACAGAAGGGGATATATGTATACAACGTCAATGAGCGCACTCCTGCAGCTGAGGCAGGACTCAAGGTAGGGGATGTTATAACCCATATCAATGGTGAAGAAGTGAACACCCTTGTAAAGTTCAAAAGCATACTTTACAGCTTAAACCCCGGTGATACCATCACAATAAGATACATAAAGAATAGCACGGAATACTCTGTAGATATAAAACTTGCAGAGATGCCGGAGGAATACAGGTAA
- a CDS encoding peptidoglycan binding domain-containing protein: protein MKDINTKKLFKSGFVENAIILTASIILIYLLISLYFVNHFFFNTVVNGVDVPLKAHDGVDDIFISYVKDYRLQLIERNGEIEEIIGQEIGMQYNRKNSIYKIDKMQSSFKWLSSLLKEQRYYVKDLFVYNKENLENRISELNCLNKDIIEPQNVSFKYANGYYEAIGEVYGNKIHKDRLYEAIKMSVLKGQTKLDLNKSRCYENPKYTLSSDKTLVTKNLLNKYVSTKITYILRSEKEILDQNTINQWLSVDEDLEVVTDEKAVKHYVQELSKKYDTAGAARKIKTSTNKTVEVKGGFYGWKMNCAAETQALLENIKRGEVLEKEPIYVQKALSRGENDIGNTYVEINITRQYLWFYKDGMLITQGPIVTGNPNRGNATKVGVYMLNYKQTGSTLRGPNYEAEVTYWMPFNGNIGIHDASWRYSFGGNIYKRNGTHGCVNVPMYLAKKIFNNIEDGTPVICYEE, encoded by the coding sequence ATGAAGGATATTAATACAAAAAAGCTTTTTAAAAGCGGGTTTGTTGAAAATGCAATAATTTTAACAGCTTCAATAATACTGATATATTTACTTATTTCATTATACTTTGTGAATCATTTCTTTTTTAATACAGTAGTAAATGGAGTAGATGTCCCACTAAAAGCCCATGACGGAGTAGATGATATATTTATAAGTTATGTTAAGGATTATAGATTACAGTTAATAGAAAGAAATGGAGAAATAGAAGAAATCATAGGACAAGAAATAGGAATGCAATACAATAGAAAAAACAGTATTTATAAAATTGATAAAATGCAAAGTTCGTTTAAATGGCTAAGTTCATTATTAAAGGAACAAAGATATTATGTAAAAGATCTGTTTGTTTATAATAAAGAGAATTTGGAAAATAGAATAAGTGAATTAAATTGTTTAAACAAAGATATTATAGAACCCCAAAATGTAAGCTTTAAGTATGCAAATGGCTATTATGAAGCGATTGGAGAGGTATATGGGAATAAGATTCATAAAGATAGGTTATATGAAGCTATAAAAATGAGTGTGTTAAAAGGACAAACAAAATTGGATTTGAATAAAAGCCGTTGCTACGAAAATCCGAAGTACACATTAAGTTCTGATAAAACTCTTGTAACTAAAAATTTATTAAATAAGTATGTATCAACAAAAATCACTTATATACTTAGAAGTGAAAAAGAAATATTGGATCAAAATACTATAAATCAATGGCTTAGTGTTGATGAAGATTTGGAAGTAGTAACAGACGAAAAAGCAGTTAAGCACTATGTGCAGGAATTGAGCAAAAAGTATGATACAGCTGGTGCAGCAAGAAAAATTAAAACATCTACAAATAAAACGGTAGAAGTTAAGGGCGGTTTTTACGGGTGGAAAATGAATTGTGCTGCTGAAACACAAGCACTATTAGAAAATATAAAACGCGGCGAAGTGCTTGAAAAAGAACCTATATATGTTCAAAAGGCTTTATCTAGGGGCGAAAATGATATAGGCAATACTTATGTAGAAATCAATATAACAAGGCAGTATTTATGGTTTTATAAAGATGGGATGCTTATAACGCAAGGCCCCATAGTAACAGGCAATCCCAACAGAGGAAACGCTACTAAGGTTGGGGTCTATATGCTTAATTATAAACAAACAGGATCGACTCTAAGAGGACCGAATTATGAAGCTGAAGTAACCTATTGGATGCCTTTTAATGGGAATATAGGAATACATGATGCTAGCTGGAGATATTCTTTTGGCGGAAATATCTATAAGAGAAACGGAACCCATGGATGCGTAAATGTCCCAATGTATTTGGCTAAAAAGATTTTTAACAATATAGAAGATGGAACACCTGTTATTTGTTACGAAGAATAG